The sequence AGGCTTCACCAGGGCCGCCCCGATCACCTGATCCCTCTCTCCGAGCTTGATGCCCAGCACCCCGGCGGCGCTCAGGCCCATCACCCGAACCTCCTCCTCGGCAAAGCGGATCGCCTGGCCTGCGGCGGTGGCCATCAGGATCTCACCCTCTCCATAGGTGGTGAAAGCCGACACGAGAGCATCCTCCTCCGAAATTCCCATCGCCGAGAAGGCACCGGGGCGGTTCAGGTCCGCCCAGGCTATGCGTTTGCACATGGCATTCCGGGTCACGAGGAACACATAGGGGCCTGCCCCATTGGCATCGATCCGCCTCGGCATCGGCAGCGCGGCCACCACGGTTTCCCCCTCCGGGAGGGCGACCAAGTCCAGGATGGGGATCCCCTCCTCGCCCTCCGGGATCCGATGCACGGCCACCCCCGCCGCCGTCCCCCGGTCCGTGAAGAGCACCACGGCGCCCCGGGTGCTCCCTCGCACCAGCGCCATCGGTCGATCTCCATGGGGCCATGCCGGCCCGCCTCGAAGCGGCATTCGGAGGATCCGGCCGCCGGCGGTGATCGTCACCCAGACCGGCTGATCCGGCATCAGATCCTCCACCGTGAGCGCCCCCCGTGCCCGGTCCGCCATGAACGTCCGCCGCGCGTCTCCGTATTTCGCCTTGAGCTCCTGGAGTTCCTCCCGGATCACCTTCAGGATCTTCTTCGGGTGGGCCAGCAGATCCTCCAGCTCCCGGATCCGGCCCTGCTTCTCTTTGTATTCGGCTTCGATCTTCTCCCGCTCCAGCCGCGCCAGCCGCCGCAGGGGCATCTCCAGGATGGCCAGCGCCTGAGCCTCCGTCAGCCGATAGCGCCGCATCAGACCTGCTTTGGCTTCCTCGGCGTCCTTCGAGCGCCGGATCAGGGCGATCACCTCATCCAGATGCGCCAGGGCGGTCAGCAACCCTTCCAGGATATGCGCGCGCTCCCGGGCCCGGGCCAGCTCGTATTCGCTGCGACGCCGGATCACCTGCTGGCGGTGCTCCACGAAGAGCTGAAGGACCTTCTTCAGAGGAAGCAGGCGCGGCTCCCCATCCACCAGGGCCAGCATCTGCACGCCGAAGGTGGTCTGGAGGGGCGTGTGTTTGTAAAGGGCCGTTAGCACCTCGCGGGGATCCGCAGTCCGGGCCACCTCGATCACCAGCCGCATCCCCCGTCGGTCGGACTCATCCCGCAAATCGGTGATCCCCTCGATCCGTCCTTCCCGGACCAGCTCGGCGATCCGCTCGATGAGGGCGGCCTTGTTCACCTGATA is a genomic window of Thermoflexus sp. containing:
- a CDS encoding DNA gyrase/topoisomerase IV subunit A, translated to EPVVLPAKAPQLLINGAAGIAVGMATSIPPHNLSEVCDALCYMIDHWGHLDRITVDDLMAFIKGPDFPTGGVVFRYADDGETDAVRAAYAVGKGQFVVQARAHIEEAERGKVRIVVTELPYQVNKAALIERIAELVREGRIEGITDLRDESDRRGMRLVIEVARTADPREVLTALYKHTPLQTTFGVQMLALVDGEPRLLPLKKVLQLFVEHRQQVIRRRSEYELARARERAHILEGLLTALAHLDEVIALIRRSKDAEEAKAGLMRRYRLTEAQALAILEMPLRRLARLEREKIEAEYKEKQGRIRELEDLLAHPKKILKVIREELQELKAKYGDARRTFMADRARGALTVEDLMPDQPVWVTITAGGRILRMPLRGGPAWPHGDRPMALVRGSTRGAVVLFTDRGTAAGVAVHRIPEGEEGIPILDLVALPEGETVVAALPMPRRIDANGAGPYVFLVTRNAMCKRIAWADLNRPGAFSAMGISEEDALVSAFTTYGEGEILMATAAGQAIRFAEEEVRVMGLSAAGVLGIKLGERDQVIGAALVKPHGAIVIGTAHGFMKRTAAREYPRQGRYGVGVQTATVSEKTGPVVGVAAVEEDETLWVVGSRGTVKAVKVKDLPRVGRARPGTAVVSLKSNETMIRLIAPAALERGGGRNDRGEGRRKRQR